The Phyllopteryx taeniolatus isolate TA_2022b chromosome 19, UOR_Ptae_1.2, whole genome shotgun sequence genome includes the window tacattgctgattgtgcaaatgttgcagatactcctcagtcagtgtgcaagtggagcagatgcgactctggcatgagtggccagtattggtcaacaacaacagatatgcaaatagtacagcgtggcgagactactacagtgagtgcacgagtaatagtAAGTAAAACCTTTGCTGCAATGCCGCAGAAAGCACTGGATTACTCAATACATTAGGTACATTGTAACAATCACTCCAGTGGATAACTTATTTGCCATCTCACTTGATGAAAAGGTGGGTAGCCGATTGCAGATTGCATAGACCcgtcacaccaatggacaatttggagtcttcagttaaccgaacatgcatgtttttagggcCGCGCGGTGACCTGGTTAGCGTATCTGCCTCAAGAGTTTTtaggttcgaatctcggctccagccttcctgtgtggactttgcacgTGCTCCCTGTTTCTTCGggttactccagtttcctcccaccttgcaaaaacatgcattttagggtAATTAAAGACGctaaactgtccataggtgcaaatggttattgggctacatgtgccctgcaattggctggcgaccagtgcagggtttacgcagcctctcgcccaaagttaggctccagctaactgcaaacctaatgaggatgagcagtatagaaaatggatggatagtaataATAGCATGATTTTGAAAcatgggaggaagaaaaaacactCAACTGTGAGACAATTGTGTTCAGCACTATGACACATGGGTGGACTGGAAAATGTTAAGTGTgtaccttttgttttttcttttctgtctccAACAAGTCCTTGTCGTGGTTCTTGCACTCTCTGATGGCACACTCGCAGCACACTGACATGTTATCCCGCTTGCAGTAATAAACTAAAGGCTTATGATGATGAGCACAAAGCATTGATCCACCTTCCTCCCTGCCGCAGTCTTTGCAGGACGGGCCGGTGTTGCTGTTCGCAGATTCGATCAGGAGCGACAAGGACACATTACGCTTGAGGATGGGCCTGGTGGCAAACTTCTCATTGCAGATGGGACAATAAGGTCCAATACCAGAAATGAGTTTTGTGTCCCAATGGGCAGTGATGCACTTGTGACAGAATGAGTGCCCACACAGGATGGTGACAGGAATTTGAAAGTGCTCTAGACATATGACACAGGTCAGGTTTGAGCTCTGAGAATCCATCActggaagaaaacaacaacaaacaaacaatgtgtgagacaaaaataaacaaaaggttGGTCAGGATGTCGTAAATGTTATCTTACCTGTAGTGCATTTGGCAGGAAATTACCATAACAATTAAAAGCAGCATGGATACTAGATCCCACTTCCAAAATCGCTCATTCTGTTATCTTATGATTCGACAACAAAGAGCACAGGCAGCAAGCAGTTCATAAAGCGCCGCGCAGTTAGCTAAACACACACTAACGTAGCAATGTGGAATGAGAAGCTACATTTAGCCTTAGCCGAGGCGCTTCACAACAACACAACCATACTGAAATGTAGTAAAAAGCGGATATTCTAATTCATTCAATGGGTTTAACATAAACGAACGAAATCATTACCAAAATTCACACCGCGTCAAGATGCAGCGTCACCTGATCCTTCCCTAGTGACGACAAGATGATACCCTCAAGTACTGTGAGAAAAATTGAAAATCGGATtttctatgtactgtatatgtattttaattgcttttacataccattattattaattttatattaCATTAGCATTGATCACGcatattgtaatattattgttgttattattattattattattattattagtagtagtagtagtagtatatgTAATGTCATAATCGTGTGCGCCGAAATGCGGTATTAGAAAGTGGTCCTTCCAGTGTACACCTACTAAAAACGAGTGATCATGAACTTATTTTTTCTCGGCCACCGTAGCGCCATCCAAGATGGCGCTGCGCACAGTGTCTGCTGGTGTGCTTcggaattgtttttatttaagggTCAACAATGCAAGGACTTTTGTCACAACAGGTACAAATACTGACACTTAGGCAGTTTTttgcctgtttttttaaatgttatgttattttcaaaatataccTCTTGGTGCGTGCACTTATGTAGTGCAGCGTGTGCAtactgcttggagtcaaatcctGCGGTTACATTCGCTCGTCCGGTATTTTAAAACCGACTTTTAGTCAAATTCAAGAAGTGAAATAATTCCATTTTCGGTAgtttattaagtgaaatgtcgtTTCATGGTCATTGAAATTAACGCCAAAACAAGAATGAGCTGTGACCTACTATGGGTTTTAGTTTCAACGCTTGTCTTGATTGAATAGTGCTGTTTAATGGAGTGTGGAAACCTTTCACGCTTCTCCATTAAAAACAGTCATTTAATTCAGCTTGATTTACACTGAGCTCTAGATAAAGCTCATATAAATCGATACAAATGTGCACAAATCAATAGTTGAAAGAGCAATGTAATCTCAGAAAGCTTGCTTTTCCAAGGTGTACAGGAAACtaactacagtatttgtggGTTTCCACATAACAGCGTTCCTCTATCGACGGAGACCTCCCTTGGGCCCGATGCCGAATGAAGACATTGATGTTCAAAACATTGACACAATAGAGAAATATCGCAGCTACAACCGTTACTTCAGACAGGCTGAAGACGCGAAGAACAAGCTGGTCTGGTGGAAGACCTATCACGGCTATATGGAGAAAGAGGATCCGGAACATGGTGAGAAACAAGAAAGGATGCCGCCATATTACACTTGTAAAGTGGGGGATAGTACAGTTAACATTTTAACTGACTTGGGAGAtgtacaaacactcaacaccaCCAGTCGCTCCTCCATTGGTGTGCGGCAACAGTGCGAGATTCAAGTCGCTACCTAATTGGTTATCGTGACGATGAGAGCGACAAGATTATTTGGTCAGGAAATTAGTTTTGAGCCATAATGACAGTCATACATTTGCTGACTTGAAttggaagggggggaaaaatgctcaaatttagTCCAATTATCGTTAAGATTTTAAaagtcagtatgtgtgtacccctgCTTAAGCCTTCATATTTTTGTGACCTGTGTGTTTTGTCAGGTGCAGCACAGGTGAATATCGGACTACCTCGGTATCGACACTCTAGAACCGACGAACTGAGGGAGAGGAGGCAGGTGATGAAGGAGAACAAGAATAATATCGAACTGGAGAGGGCCAGTCGTTTGCGCACATGTAGGTTCAATCACGATGGTACTGAATTTcttgtgatttttctttctttctttatttttttaattctaccaAAATAACTAATTGGAACATGCATGGTTTGTTTCAAACTGTAAACTTtacaggaaatgttttcaattcaattttgttttgttttcaatgttttcattcaactgtcatcctttttttttttctttttttttttaagtttctcaATGTTGGTAAATTTAATGGCCTCATGAACTCATTTATATTCTTATCACACAAGTGTTTATTCTTTTTAATATGGGATGGAAGAATCTCTCTTTTAAATGCTAGTGTCATACGGAGCAGAATAGAGCTATCCAGTGTATtgcgtgaggataagtggtatagaagatgaatggatggacaactGTGAACAATGTTTGTAATTTAATGATCTCTTTTTCTCGCTCAGTCAAGATATCTGTGGATCGAGTGCAGGAAATATGGGAGAAGAGCAGTGGTCCCTTTCATATAAGAAGACTGGCAGACCACTATGGGGTCTTCAGGGATCTTTTCCCTATGGCGTATTTCCTGCCTCAAATACCTCTACGGATCTGCTATAGCCAGGGAACGAGTGGTCAAGTGCATTATGGGAATCCTCTGACACCGACAGAAGTATGAGCAGTATAAAAATGGATTCTTGCAATGTCTTCTTTGGccttaatacattttctttccacTTGTTTGACTTTCTCACCCAGGCGGCATCTGCTCCTGTGGTCAGCTTTAATGCCGATGAGGGTTCGCTTTGGACCCTCTTGCTCACCTCACCAGGTCAGGCTGCACGTTTCAATATAATGCAGCTACAGTCTACCAATACATGGAACTATTATTGTTCCAtatcaaacatgtttttgtgtttttcagatgAGCATCTTCTCGATAATGAAGCTGAATACCTGCACTGGCTTGTGTAAGTCATTTGAGTgatattttgatttcattttacaaCCATCAAATGCTTTTGTGTAAGCATACTTCAGTGTTGAAGTGTGGAAAAGTTAAAAACTGCTGAGCTGATCATGTAATGGATGTAGAAACATGGCATGCGGGCAGTTATTAAGTATattagccccactgttatgTAAAAATGGGGCATACTTGCAGAAAGGCTTGCTCCAAAACACAGTAATCAGAAAtcgcatacatgcaaatcagttgcctttcggcagaattcgccgttttgaactcaaaataggccatttacttGACACGTATAGATTAGATGAGTCATCATAGACTGTTTCGTACTCTTTGAACACTTGCAGCTAgagccattccacacatccaccatccacacacggatgtaattgtgaatattactccgtggCGGAAAAATATGGGAGCGCATTGGCTtgaggttccgcctgtcacaggagttgacgagaccagaaaaaaacacttctgccgcttctgctgttaagaagtaacgctacttttactccattacaatgatctaaatgtcgcttgctacttttatttatcaatgattgcttatttatcggcggcacggtgggcgcctggttagagcgtctgcctcacagttctgaggactggggttcaatccccgaccccacctgtgtggagtttgcatgttctccccatgcctgcgtgggatttctccgggcactcccacatcccaaaaacatgcatggtaggttaattgaagactctaaattgcccgtaggtatgaatgtgagtgcgaatggttgtttgtttgtatgtgccctgcgactggctggcaaccagttcagggtgtaccccgcctcctgcccgatgacagctgggataggctccagcacgcccgcgaccctagtgaggagaagcggctcagtaaatggatggatggatggatgtttgcaaatgtcattTACAATGCAGGTTGAAGACTGTGAACCTGCACAGACGATTAGGTACCAAGACCGACTACAGGTATTGACCCCCCCACTACCACCACAACCaccccaataaataaataaacatcatcTTAC containing:
- the mrpl38 gene encoding 39S ribosomal protein L38, mitochondrial isoform X2, encoding MALRTVSAGVLRNCFYLRVNNARTFVTTAFLYRRRPPLGPMPNEDIDVQNIDTIEKYRSYNRYFRQAEDAKNKLVWWKTYHGYMEKEDPEHGAAQVNIGLPRYRHSRTDELRERRQVMKENKNNIELERASRLRTFKISVDRVQEIWEKSSGPFHIRRLADHYGVFRDLFPMAYFLPQIPLRICYSQGTSGQVHYGNPLTPTEAASAPVVSFNADEGSLWTLLLTSPDEHLLDNEAEYLHWLVGNIPGGAVQAGEELCHYLPPFPARGTGFHRYIYILFQQEGPIRFQEDLRPSPCHSLVDRTFKTVDFYRKHQDSMTPAGLAFFQCQWDESVTSTFDNTLNMREPVFEFIRPPVYHPPQVKYPHGQPLRYLDRYRDGKEQTYGIY
- the mrpl38 gene encoding 39S ribosomal protein L38, mitochondrial isoform X1, yielding MALRTVSAGVLRNCFYLRVNNARTFVTTAFLYRRRPPLGPMPNEDIDVQNIDTIEKYRSYNRYFRQAEDAKNKLVWWKTYHGYMEKEDPEHGAAQVNIGLPRYRHSRTDELRERRQVMKENKNNIELERASRLRTCRFNHDVKISVDRVQEIWEKSSGPFHIRRLADHYGVFRDLFPMAYFLPQIPLRICYSQGTSGQVHYGNPLTPTEAASAPVVSFNADEGSLWTLLLTSPDEHLLDNEAEYLHWLVGNIPGGAVQAGEELCHYLPPFPARGTGFHRYIYILFQQEGPIRFQEDLRPSPCHSLVDRTFKTVDFYRKHQDSMTPAGLAFFQCQWDESVTSTFDNTLNMREPVFEFIRPPVYHPPQVKYPHGQPLRYLDRYRDGKEQTYGIY